From the genome of Sediminibacter sp. Hel_I_10:
CGCTGTGTGATATCTCTATATCCTTTATAAGGTTTGGAGACTTGTAAAAAAGGTGTCTGGAGTCCGTTGTAATGTGGTAGCGTTTATTTTTTTTAACCAGCATTCCATAGCACCTGAGCAGGTCGAACAGAGCATCTCTTCCCATTTTGATGTTGTTCTCTACAAGTCCGTTTTTAATGTATTTGATTAGTTTTCTTGTACCAGATTCATGATGTGTTTTCCTTGTTTTTCGCACAAGATCTAAGACTATTCCATCTCTTATTTCTTTAGTGTTGTTAGCATGTATTCTTTTGTAATAGGCCTGTTTACTGATCCCGAGGCATTGATAGAGCCATTTTATTTTGAAAGGCTTTTTCTCTTTTTCTCTATCTCTTTTGCTAATGCTTCGGGCAAGTACTTTTTTGAGAGGTGCTCTCCCGTAATATTCTCAAAGTCAGCTATCACATCTTGCTGGAAGTCCTTGACGAACTCAAGTTCCTCGATGCGCTCCTTGAGTTTTTTGATCTGGTCGTTCTTGCTCATGGTATTGGATTTGTTCTCGAAGTTACTCAATTTCTTGATCCAATAATCGATGGAGCTTCGAGAAATATTGTACTTGTTTGCTGCGTGATTGACAGAGATCTGTCCGTTGGCAATTTGGTCGATTATTGAAAATTTCAGGTCGAAACTTACTTTCTGGTACTGTTTTTTTCGGCAGGAGCCATTCTTTTGTGTTTCCATAGGATGCTAAAAGTGTTTAATTTTTAGTCAACCTATTTTAGGACGAGAGTTTTCTCATAATTACTTACAACGGTCTCGGCTATGAGTAGTTGCGTGGGTTAGCACTTAATTTTGCAAGTACACACCAAGTTGGAAATTCCGCAGGAATTTCCAAAGTAGTCAAGAACAAGCAATTACTTATAGCCATTGTTGTGCACAGTAATTTTTAATTTAATTTATTCAATTCGATTTCCAATTGGTCAAGCGTGAATTCTTGGAAATTAGTAAGTTCAAAATTATTAGAATCTGTAAATGATTCTCCAACTGCAAGCGTTGGTTTTCCGTTTATATAACTAATTCCAATAACCTTTACTTCTTTTCCTTTTGGAATGTTCTTAAAGACTAAAACTCCATTTTCATAAGCTCCAGTCATTATACTCTTAATCTCTTTAAATATTATTTGAATTTTGGTGTTGTTTGGATTCTTTGTTTTTACGATAAAATCTGTTTTATCGCTGTCCTCAATCTCCCAAAATCTATCACAGTTTATCCATCCCATTTCTGTAGCTGAAAACATATAATATTCTAATGCATTCGGGTCAATTTGTTGAATAGCTGTATTTGTAAGATTAGAATATTGATTTCTAAATTTTTGTTTAAATCGATTCCAATTTATGGAACGACCTCCAGAAATACTTAAATAATAATCCCAATCATTTTTCACTTTTCTGTCGTAAGATTCAATATCAAAAGCTGGCGCAGATTTTAAAAATTCCTTCGCAAGTTTTAAAGCTTCATCATTTTGTTTTCTTTCAGAATGGCTTTCAGGGCGGAAATTATACATTAGTCCTTCCTTATTGATATTAAAATCGAAACTAGCAGTCCAGTTGTTTATGTTGAATTTAAGGGCGACTATACTATCTACGTTTGATGGATTCTCTATATAATCTATAATTGTTTCGTCACTACCTTTCAGCCTTAATTCAAAAAAAGTTGCTGTACTTCCTGAAGACCAAAAACCATAATCATATAAGTCCTCTGTCATTTCAATTGGATATTCAATTTCATATGCAATATCACCTTCGAGTAAATCTAAACTATCAATTTCAACAATGGCTTCTTGTGTTGATTTTGTTTCAAAGAATTTATAATCAGGAATCCAAGTTTTCAAACTATCATTAAGCTTAAATTCATAGAACAAGTCCATTTCTTTGTCTAATCCATTCTTTGGAAATCCAACAACAAAAGCTTTACCTTTTTTTAAAGAAAGTTTTTTACCATCCACATCTGCATTGACATATATCATTCCATTTGTTTCTAGGATTCTATCTCCAGAAATGGTTTGTAGATTTTCAAAAATCATATCAGTAAGACTAAAACACTCTTTAAGTTTAATTGTGATAGGTTCTTTTGGTTCAGTTCCATCTTCGAATTGAAAAGCATTAGCAGGTATGTAAATAGATGTTCCTTTTTTACCTTTTAATATACTTTCTTCGTTTGCTTTAATTTTAAAATTTTCTGTTTTTGGTGAAAGAACAGACTTAATTTCGGCAATAGAGTCAACAGGGATATTTCTATCCTTTTTTTTATCGGATGAGCAATTATTAAATAACATTGAAGTTATCAAAATTCCCAAAATTAATTTGATGTTTCTTGTCATAGTCTTATTGTGCACAACGTGATTGTATATGGTTTGTTGCGTGTTTTAAGCACCAATTTAGTAAATAATTACTGACCAAGAAAGTCCGCGAGGACTTTCGTAAATAGGCAAGAAACTAGCAATAAATTATATACGGTGTTGCCATTTCGTTGTTTTTCTCAGTTCTATTTATTTTTATTCAGTTCTGTTTCCTCCAAATATTAAAATTTCTATTTCCTCAGTATCTCTATCTCCAATAGGATTCGTTATTCCAATATATAATTCAGTCGTTGCATTTTCTGTTTCTGCTACTAATTCTGTTTCATCAGAATATTTTTCAAGTAACTTTTTCAATTCGCCAACAGTATTTAGTTTTTTGACATTTTTAATAAATATGCTTTCTTTCATTTTAAACTTATTTTTCGTTTTGTATTCATTTCTGTTTTCAAACTTGCTCAAATTCCGATTATTTATTTTCTTTTTTCTTTATATCTCTAATTGTAATTAACATTGCTAAAATCAAAAGCACATTTGAAACAATTCCCGCAAAAGGGCCTTTTTTTAAATTATTAAAATCAAGTTCAGAAATATTATAAATCATAAGTGCAATACTGGCAATGATTATGAAATATATAAAATAAAATTTTTTCATTTTTCGTTCAATTTTTGTTTCAGTTTTGAGTGCGTTCCGCCAATGAATGGCAACGTAATTGTGTAAGCTTAGTTGCGTGGTTTAAGCACTGAGACTAGCAAATATATCACAAATAGAAAGTCCTAAAGGACTTTCGTAAGTAGACTATAACTAGCAATTAAGTTTACACGACTTAAGTTTACAATTCACTAAATTTAAGTATAAAACAGAAAAGACAAAAGAGAGGAATAAGGTTAATATACACGCAGAGACCTAGATCTCGTCAACATTGAAAACCCCCTCTCTTTTCTACACAGATTTCGTACAGTTCTATGAGGCTTTTAGACCTCGCTTTCAAGTCGTTGAAACTCGCGTAGATTGTCCTTTCAAAAAACATTTTCTTATGAATAAAGATATTAAATATTTTGGTATTGACATTAGTGCGTTAGTATTCGATGTTACAGATTCTGATGGTAATTATTATCAGTTTAGAAACAATGGATTGGGCTTTGAGAAGTTTACAAAACTCTTAAATAACACTAGTCATTGTGTAATGGAAGCTACGGGTTATTATCATTATCAGTTAGCGTACCATTTATTAGAATCAGGTATAAAAGTATCTGTAGAGAATCCATTATCTGTTAAACGTTTTATTCAGATGGGCTTATCAAAAATTAAGACCGACAAGAGCGATTCAAAACTTATTTGTTCTTATGCAGAGCAGGTGGACTTAAAGCTTTGGAAAGGCAACTCTAAGAATGAAATAGAATGTCTTCAAATCACTAGAGCTCTTTCTGTTTATACAAAACAGAGCACTATGCTTAAAAACAAATTACATGGTGAGTCTGTATTGGGCAATCCTAGTAAGGTCGTGTTGACGTCTTTAAAACGTAGTTTAAGACAGCTCCAGAGAGAGATAAAACTATTAGAGGACAAGTTATTAGTTTTGGTAAAAGAGGTTCATCAAGATTTGTTAACGCGATTAAAAACCATACCTGGTATAGGTCCTAAAACAGCCATTACGCTAGTGGTTTTAACAGGTGGATTTGATCGTTTTACAAGTGCAGGTGAGTTATGCAGTTACGCAGGTTTAACGCCAGTGATACGGCAAAGTGGAAGCAGTGTAAAAGGGAGGCCACGAATAAGTAAAATAGGAAACCAGAAACTTAGAAATTTATTATTTATGTGCAGTTTTAACGCTTGTCAATACAATAAAGCTTGTCGTGATTTATATGAGCGAATCGTCGCTAAGGGAAAGAGCAAAAAACTTGCGCTAATAGCGGTATGCAATAAGCTGTTGAAACAAGCATTTGCTATAGCTAAATCAGGTTTGATATTTGATCAAGAATATAAGAGTAAGCTAGTGAGAAATTAATGGAATTTTACTTGTTTTTTACCACAGTACTTTGTTGTAAACAGTTTATTCTTTCCTCTCAAAATAATAAATAATACTTTCTTGTTCTTCGCTATTTAGTTCTAATTGATAATCTTTAGATATTACAAATGCTTTATTATCGATTGAGATTAATTTAGATTTTTCGTTATTTTTAGTAACAATTATAAAATCAGTTCCGTCATTAATAACTTTCCATGTTACTTTTTCTTTGTTACCATTAGTAACCATTTCCAAACTTTGGTCTTTAAAAAAATGTACTTCAAGTCTTAAATCGATTCCCATAATTTCTCCTTCTGACTTCATTTCCTTTAAAATCCAATCTCCACATAATTTTTCAGAAATTTCGTGAATATTTAAATTTTCTGTTTGACAGAAAACATTAGTAAAAGCGAACAAAAATATTAGTAGTATTAGTTTTCTCATAATTGTTTACAACTAGTTATATCTCATCAAATATAACAGTTTATACGCTAAAATTACGGGATAAACCAACATTTGGTCTTGGTTTAGCAACAGCCTTATATTGCTGTACCGCAACATCCAACGGATTACTTATGTTCATCAAGTCTTGACGCTGAACATGCGTGTAGATCATTGTGGTTTCTGGTCGCGAGTGTCCCAATAGGGTTTGTATATATCTTATGTCAACCCCGTTTTCCAATAAATGCGTCGCATAGCTGTGACGTAAGGTGTGCGGGGTTACCCGCTTGTTGATTCCCGCTAATTTACAGTTGCGCTTTAAAAAAGACCTGATGCTTTCAGGGCTATAAGGACCATTGTTGGTACCTTCTGCAAAAAGCTGAGTAGGCCTGTAACTCATAATATAATTGTTCAAAAGCGGAAGAAAACTCTCGGCCAAGCCAACATATCGATCCTTCCTGCCTTTACTGTTCTTGATAAGAACCTGTCTTCGTTCAATGTCTAAGTCCTCTAGCTTTAAGTGCAGCAGTTCACTAATCCTAAGTCCGCAAGAGTAGATTAAAGCTATAATCGCGCGATGCTTTAAATTTGTAGTGCGCTGTAATAATCTTAAAATTTCACCTTGCGAAAGAACACTAGGCAACAATCTTGATTTTTTTGGCCTAACCAATTCTAAACTTTCAATTTGTGTAGCGGGTTCAAAAACCGTGAATAATTTTAGGGCACTTACAAATTGACGCTGTGTGCTTATGCTGTAGTTACGCTCCATAAAAACCGACTCTATAAAAAGTTCAACATCACGATTGCTTAAGGTTTCAATTGACTTTTCAGAATGAAACTCTAGAAAATCGGCTACATAAGTGGTATATGTAGTAATCGTACTGTCACTATAGCGCTTGCCTTTGAGGTATTTGTAAAACGTGTTGAGTAAAGTGCGTTGGGTTGTCGTTAATTGGCGAGTTCGTTTAACGGTGGGAGGTTTTATGGATATTGGTAATGTATTAACCAATAAATTGGTGTCTATTTGAGCGATGTCTTTAAAAGTTTTGAGTAGGAGATCAATATTGCTCACCGTGTTGTTCATGTACCAGGTCTTTTTGCTATTGCTCCATCTGGCAATAGACATCTTTTTCAAGATCGAAATAAAATGATGATGGTATGCAAAACCTATGGCAATACAATATGAATTGTTGTGGTGTAGCCTCGTTAGTGTGATCTTAGACATAAGGTTTGGATTAAAAAGGACTGTTAATAAAACAAGTGGTTCACTAAATATTTTATGTACATTTAAAAAGCAATTGTTTGTCAATATAGCAAATAAAATGACTAATAAGTGGTTATTATGACCGAAAAATTAAAAAATATTAAAGAGCGGGCTTTATTCGTAGCGAAGTCCAATGGCATATCTTACGAAGACTTTTGTACTATTATTGGGATGTCTTACGGTAGTTTTAAGGGTAAGGCTAAAGAGCGCCCCCTAAATTCTTCAGCAATAGAAAATATATTGACTAAATTCCCAAACGTAGACGCCCAATGGTTAATTACCGGAAATGGTATCATGGCATCAGAGGTTATAGAACTTAACGAACCGTCTTCACATTATAACGTTAAGGGCTATAAAGGGACTGAGATTCCATTGTTTCGGCTTAATCAAGACCATACTTTGGAAGAGCTTTTGGCTAGTCCTGAAAAGGTTTTGCCAGAAACCATGCTTTCCATACCCAGTAGCTCTAAGTGCGATGCAGCTGTGTATCTCACCACCAATACCATGTATCCTATGTTAAAAGCAGGAGATATTGTGACGTATAAAAAAATTAGTCAATGGCCTTCTGAAATTTTCTGGGGAGAAACCTACTTGATAAGTGTGGATATTTCAGGATCAGAGCAAGTTGTCCTGCATCAAGTTCAAATATCTAAAAACAATGCAAAGTCCATCAAATTAGTGTCTTATAATCCTCAATATGAAGATAAAGAAATCGATCTTGATACCGTCAAGGCCATGGCACAGGTGGTGTTTAGTATTCGATTTTGAAACAATAAATGTGCTTCAACAATAAATATGGTCATAACGTTCAAAAAAAATAAAAAAAAAACACGTCGTTTTCAATTTTTTATAGTTCATTTGTTTCATATTTAGGTTTATAATTGAACGTTTTTTCCAACTTCGGGCCTTTGGATAATAGGAAGTTATATTCAAGGGTGGCTTACAGGCTAAGCAACCGCATTTTAAAACTATCTTCCATCTGCTTAATTGCCAAGAGCCAACATTTGTTTGGGTTTAGGCCAACAACTTATCCCCAAATACAGGTTTGATTTTAGGATTTAATGTTAACTTAATGCCGAAAACTTTTTTCGGTTCGTATCTTTAAATTTTAAAACAACTTAATGAACACAAAATACATAGATCTGATCAGTCAAACCTTTGACTTTCCTCAGGATGAATTCACAATAAAGAATAAGACCTTAGAGTTTCATGATATTGACCTCATGAACCTTGTCGAAACTTACGGGACACCTCTTAAGTTTACCTATATTCCGCAGATATCCAGCAATATCAAACGCGCCAAAAAATGGTTTGCAGATGCCATAAAGAATAATAAGTATAAGGGTAAATACAACTACTGTTATTGTACAAAGAGCTCACATTTTAAACACGTGTTGGATGAGGCGCTTACCAATGACATTCATATAGAAACCTCGTCTGCTTTTGATATTGATATTGTAGAAAAACTAAAGGCCGATGGTAAAATTACCGACGATACTTATGTGATTAGTAATGGCTTTAAGCGTGCGCAGTACGTTACCAATATAGCCAGACTTATCAATAATGGACATAAAAATGCCATTCCGATAATTGATAATTACGAGGAAATCGAATTGCTTTCAGAAGCTATCAAAGGAAAATTTAATATTGGGATCAGGATCGCTTCCGAAGAAGAACCGAAATTTGAGTTTTATACCTCGAGATTAGGAATTGGTTATAAGAATATCGTTCCTTTCTACAAAAATCAAATTCAGAATAATAAGAAAGTGAAACTGAAAATGCTCCACTTTTTTATCAATACTGGTATTAGGGATAATGCATATTACTGGAACGAGTTGGCGAAATGTCTTAAGGTATATACAGGCCTTAAGAAAATTTGTCCGTCACTAGACAGTCTTAATATTGGTGGTGGCTTTCCAATTAAAAACTCTTTGGCTTACGAGTTTGACTACGCTTATATGGTAGATGAAATCGTACACCAAATCAAGACGGTTTGTGAGCAAGAGGAAGTGGCTGTACCCCATATATTTACAGAATTTGGTAGTTTTACAGTCGGAGAGAGTGGCGGTGCCATTTATGAGATCCTATATCAAAAACAACAAAATGACCGTGAGAAGTGGAACATGATCAACTCATCGTTCATTACCACCTTACCAGATACCTGGGCCATTAACAAACGTTTTATCATGTTACCCATTAATAGATGGTATGATAGTTATGAGCGGGTACTTCTTGGCGGACTAACCTGCGATAGTGATGATTATTACAATAGTGAACAGCACATGAACGCTATTTATTTACCAAAATATAATAAGGAAAAACCTTTGTATATTGGGTTTTTCAACACTGGAGCTTATCAAGAAACCATTGGCGGTTTTGGCGGATTACAACATTGTTTGATACCGTCTCCAAAGCATATTTTAATTAATAAAGATGAGGATGGCAACATCACCACAGAATTATTTTCCGAACAACAAAAAAGTGAAGACTTACTCAAAATTTTAGGTTATCATGAATAGTAAAACGTACGCAGGCATTGAGGAGCAATTTTCAAAATTAGACACCTCTAAAATTGTATTAATCCCCGTACCTTATGACGGTACAAGTACTTGGCAAAAGGGCGCAGATAAAGGCCCAGCTGCTTTTTTAGCAGCTTCTGAGAATATGGAGCAATACGATATTGAGACCAAAACCGAGGTGTATAAACAAGGCGTCTTTTTGGCAGATCCAATTACAGAGAACAGCTCACCAGAGCGTATGGTAGAAGCGGTGCATAAAATCACCAAAAAATACATCATGCGTAATAAATTTGTAACCGCAATTGGTGGAGAACATTCGGTATCTATAGGATCTATCAGAGCTTTTAATGAATGTTTTGATAACTTGACCGTATTGCAAATTGATGCCCATGCCGATTTAAGAAAGTCTTACCAAGGCAGTTCTTGCAATCATGCTTGTGCGCTTTATGAAGCGAGTCAAACTACCAACTTGATTCAAGTAGGGATTCGCAGCATGGATGTTATGGAAACGACCGTGATGGATGAGGAAAAAACCTTTTTTGCCCATGAAATGGCGTTAGATGATGTTTGGATGGATGCGGCAGTAGATCAAATGACAGAGAATGTGTATATCACTCTTGATTTAGATGCGCTAGATCCTTCTATTATGCCATCAACTGGAACACCAGAACCGGGCGGATTGTTATGGTATGAACTTTTAGATTTCTTACGTACGGTTTTTGAAGAGAAAAACGTCGTTGGTTTTGACATTATGGAGCTTTGCCCAAATGAAAATGATAAGTCATCAGATTTTCTTGCTGCAAAATTGTATTACAAGATGTTGACCTATAAGTTTATGAATGACGACGCGGGCGACGATTTCCAAAGTAATTTTAACGATTCTAAAAACGGTACCAACCGTATTTCAAAATTTAATGACGAAGAAGACAATGAGTAAAGGACAGATTTCACAATTTATAGAAAAATATTATTTACATTTTAATGCAGCGGCTTTGGTCGATGCAGCAAAGGGTTACGAAGCGCAGCTAGAAGCAGGCAACAAAATGTTGGTGTCTCTGGCAGGCGCCATGAGTACTGCAGAACTTGGTAAGATTTTTGCCGAAATGATCCGTCAAGATAAAGTACAGATCGTTTCTTGTACAGGTGCCAATCTAGAAGAAGATATCATGAACCTTGTGGCACACTCCCATTATAAGCGTGTCCCAAATTACCGGGATCTAACCCCAAAAGATGAATGGGATTTACTCGAAAAAGGACTAAATCGTGTCACAGATACCTGCATTCCAGAGGAAGAAGCATTTAGAAGAATACAAGAGCACATTGTCAAAATTTGGAAAGATGCAGAGGCTAAAGGAGAGCGTTATTTACCGCATGAATACATGTATAAATTGTTGCTTTCGGGTGTTTTAGAAGAGCATTATGAAATTGATATCAAAGATTCTTGGATGTATGCCGCTGCAGAAAAAAATCTGCCTATCGTTTGCCCAGGTTGGGAAGATAGCACCATGGGTAATATTTTTGCAAGTTATGTGCTTAAGGGCGAGTTAAAGGCAAGCACCATGAAATCTGGTATTGAATACATGACCTTTTTAGCAGACTGGTACACCGATAATTCAGAAAAGGGTATTGGCTTTTTTCAAATAGGAGGTGGTATTGCAGGAGATTTCCCAATTTGCGTGGTACCAATGCTCTATCAAGATATGGAGCGTACAGATACACCATTTTGGAGCTATTTCTGCCAAATCAGTGATTCTACAACCTCTTATGGGTCGTATTCGGGTGCTGTGCCTAATGAAAAAATTACTTGGGGCAAGTTAGATATCGATACGCCAAAATTTATTATTGAAAGTGATGCTACCATTGTAGCGCCGCTTATTTTTGCTTATCTGTTAGATATGTAATTCATGTTGCAAACGAAGCTGCGATACGTTAAGAGATGCTTCGGAAAAGTAACAACTACAAGATCTATCTGATCAAGATCAAACGTTCAGTAGGATTGATAATATTAGGAGATGAGAAGTTTCGGTTATGAGATAGCCGAAATCTCTCATCCCTTTTCAGTTAAACCCCTTATTTATTAAATTAGTGTGAGTACCATCTTAGCGAAGCACAGTGCTAGCTAACTTTGTGTAAATTGTTTATATTATAGCATGGAAGAACAGAAAATAGAAAATATAGAATTAAAATACCTCACGATCGATGATTTTGAGGGTTTAAAATCGGCCACATTAGAGTCTTATGGTGGCATTATGAATTCCTTTTGGACAAAACAGCATATCGAAAGATTAACTACGATTTTCCCAGAAGGTCAAGTGGTCATAAAGATTGATGGAAACATTGCAGGCTGCGCGCTGTCGTTAATAGTAGATTATAAAAAAATTGACGATAACCATACCTATGCCGATATTATAGAAGGGGATAAGTTTAAAAATCACGATCCCAAAGGCGATATTCTTTATGGTATTGATGTGTTTATCAAACCAGAATATCGTGGATTGCGATTGGGCAGACGTTTGTATGATTATCGTAAAGAACTGTGTGAAAATCTCAATTTAAAAGGGATTGTCTTTGGTGGTCGAATGCCGAATTACCATAAATATCAAAGTGATTTTACGCCAAAACAATACATCGAGAAAGTAAAGCATAAAGAAATTTATGATCCAGTATTAAAT
Proteins encoded in this window:
- a CDS encoding decarboxylase; translation: MNTKYIDLISQTFDFPQDEFTIKNKTLEFHDIDLMNLVETYGTPLKFTYIPQISSNIKRAKKWFADAIKNNKYKGKYNYCYCTKSSHFKHVLDEALTNDIHIETSSAFDIDIVEKLKADGKITDDTYVISNGFKRAQYVTNIARLINNGHKNAIPIIDNYEEIELLSEAIKGKFNIGIRIASEEEPKFEFYTSRLGIGYKNIVPFYKNQIQNNKKVKLKMLHFFINTGIRDNAYYWNELAKCLKVYTGLKKICPSLDSLNIGGGFPIKNSLAYEFDYAYMVDEIVHQIKTVCEQEEVAVPHIFTEFGSFTVGESGGAIYEILYQKQQNDREKWNMINSSFITTLPDTWAINKRFIMLPINRWYDSYERVLLGGLTCDSDDYYNSEQHMNAIYLPKYNKEKPLYIGFFNTGAYQETIGGFGGLQHCLIPSPKHILINKDEDGNITTELFSEQQKSEDLLKILGYHE
- the speB gene encoding agmatinase, with the protein product MNSKTYAGIEEQFSKLDTSKIVLIPVPYDGTSTWQKGADKGPAAFLAASENMEQYDIETKTEVYKQGVFLADPITENSSPERMVEAVHKITKKYIMRNKFVTAIGGEHSVSIGSIRAFNECFDNLTVLQIDAHADLRKSYQGSSCNHACALYEASQTTNLIQVGIRSMDVMETTVMDEEKTFFAHEMALDDVWMDAAVDQMTENVYITLDLDALDPSIMPSTGTPEPGGLLWYELLDFLRTVFEEKNVVGFDIMELCPNENDKSSDFLAAKLYYKMLTYKFMNDDAGDDFQSNFNDSKNGTNRISKFNDEEDNE
- the xerA gene encoding site-specific tyrosine recombinase/integron integrase, which produces MSKITLTRLHHNNSYCIAIGFAYHHHFISILKKMSIARWSNSKKTWYMNNTVSNIDLLLKTFKDIAQIDTNLLVNTLPISIKPPTVKRTRQLTTTQRTLLNTFYKYLKGKRYSDSTITTYTTYVADFLEFHSEKSIETLSNRDVELFIESVFMERNYSISTQRQFVSALKLFTVFEPATQIESLELVRPKKSRLLPSVLSQGEILRLLQRTTNLKHRAIIALIYSCGLRISELLHLKLEDLDIERRQVLIKNSKGRKDRYVGLAESFLPLLNNYIMSYRPTQLFAEGTNNGPYSPESIRSFLKRNCKLAGINKRVTPHTLRHSYATHLLENGVDIRYIQTLLGHSRPETTMIYTHVQRQDLMNISNPLDVAVQQYKAVAKPRPNVGLSRNFSV
- a CDS encoding deoxyhypusine synthase family protein, yielding MSKGQISQFIEKYYLHFNAAALVDAAKGYEAQLEAGNKMLVSLAGAMSTAELGKIFAEMIRQDKVQIVSCTGANLEEDIMNLVAHSHYKRVPNYRDLTPKDEWDLLEKGLNRVTDTCIPEEEAFRRIQEHIVKIWKDAEAKGERYLPHEYMYKLLLSGVLEEHYEIDIKDSWMYAAAEKNLPIVCPGWEDSTMGNIFASYVLKGELKASTMKSGIEYMTFLADWYTDNSEKGIGFFQIGGGIAGDFPICVVPMLYQDMERTDTPFWSYFCQISDSTTSYGSYSGAVPNEKITWGKLDIDTPKFIIESDATIVAPLIFAYLLDM
- a CDS encoding S24 family peptidase, with protein sequence MTEKLKNIKERALFVAKSNGISYEDFCTIIGMSYGSFKGKAKERPLNSSAIENILTKFPNVDAQWLITGNGIMASEVIELNEPSSHYNVKGYKGTEIPLFRLNQDHTLEELLASPEKVLPETMLSIPSSSKCDAAVYLTTNTMYPMLKAGDIVTYKKISQWPSEIFWGETYLISVDISGSEQVVLHQVQISKNNAKSIKLVSYNPQYEDKEIDLDTVKAMAQVVFSIRF
- a CDS encoding IS110 family transposase; protein product: MNKDIKYFGIDISALVFDVTDSDGNYYQFRNNGLGFEKFTKLLNNTSHCVMEATGYYHYQLAYHLLESGIKVSVENPLSVKRFIQMGLSKIKTDKSDSKLICSYAEQVDLKLWKGNSKNEIECLQITRALSVYTKQSTMLKNKLHGESVLGNPSKVVLTSLKRSLRQLQREIKLLEDKLLVLVKEVHQDLLTRLKTIPGIGPKTAITLVVLTGGFDRFTSAGELCSYAGLTPVIRQSGSSVKGRPRISKIGNQKLRNLLFMCSFNACQYNKACRDLYERIVAKGKSKKLALIAVCNKLLKQAFAIAKSGLIFDQEYKSKLVRN
- a CDS encoding helix-turn-helix domain-containing protein, translated to METQKNGSCRKKQYQKVSFDLKFSIIDQIANGQISVNHAANKYNISRSSIDYWIKKLSNFENKSNTMSKNDQIKKLKERIEELEFVKDFQQDVIADFENITGEHLSKKYLPEALAKEIEKKRKSLSK